A stretch of Paracoccus sp. N5 DNA encodes these proteins:
- a CDS encoding DUF4139 domain-containing protein codes for MRHLLLSTAILFAGPALADRIETTARVTDVTVYPWGAGVTREAALDLPAGAHELVIPGIPEGVAPESLRISGQGAVIGAVGFQQERALPETPAKSPELAAAEDRVRQLKSELSAHASRVAGIKAQGEAAEDLIEFLMKLAESDGMAGNDIAALSGTVGQQLLQARQAAIRAEAEAEAADQGREDLEERLETAEARLEALRGPESARGALVVAVQGQGQPARIRITSLTGDASWQPVYDLSLARKAGTLRLDRGLLVRQSTGEDWAGVHLLLSTARPMDQSAPSELQPQFPRIGENEAQLYSRSAAPMAEAAMDSAERHEVEPVVLDESAVAGSALAGVVGETVVYDYPTSVTLRDGADALRLPLDSHALTPEVVAEAVPRRDDTAYLVADTVNSTGAVILPGSASFYADGALVGRGALELTAAGDKMKLGFGPLTGIKLERRTPDETEGARGLISKSSERQEVAELRIRNLTAEEWPLRVIDRVPVSTQKDLRIDWRADPAPDATDPDGKRGLLVWNRRIAAGEQQVITLSTTLRWPEGQMLIGAED; via the coding sequence ATGCGTCATCTTCTGCTTTCCACCGCCATCCTGTTCGCCGGCCCCGCGCTTGCCGACCGCATCGAGACCACGGCCCGCGTGACCGATGTGACCGTCTATCCCTGGGGCGCCGGCGTCACCCGCGAGGCGGCGCTGGACCTGCCCGCCGGCGCGCATGAGCTGGTCATCCCCGGCATCCCCGAGGGCGTGGCCCCGGAAAGCCTGCGCATCAGCGGCCAAGGCGCGGTGATCGGCGCCGTCGGCTTCCAGCAGGAACGCGCCCTGCCCGAGACGCCGGCGAAATCGCCCGAGCTCGCCGCGGCCGAGGACCGGGTGCGGCAGCTGAAATCCGAGCTTTCGGCCCATGCCTCCCGCGTCGCCGGCATCAAGGCCCAGGGCGAGGCGGCCGAGGACCTGATCGAATTCCTGATGAAGCTGGCGGAATCCGACGGCATGGCCGGCAATGACATCGCCGCCTTGTCGGGCACGGTCGGCCAGCAATTGCTGCAGGCGCGCCAGGCCGCGATCCGCGCCGAGGCCGAGGCCGAAGCCGCCGACCAAGGCCGCGAGGATCTGGAGGAGCGGCTGGAGACGGCCGAGGCCCGGCTCGAGGCGCTGCGCGGCCCGGAATCGGCGCGCGGCGCGCTGGTCGTCGCGGTCCAGGGCCAGGGCCAGCCCGCGCGCATCCGCATCACCAGCCTGACCGGCGACGCCAGTTGGCAGCCGGTCTACGACCTGTCGCTGGCCCGCAAGGCGGGCACGCTGCGCCTGGATCGCGGGCTGCTGGTGCGCCAGAGCACCGGCGAGGATTGGGCCGGCGTGCATCTGCTGCTGTCCACCGCCCGGCCGATGGACCAGTCGGCGCCCAGCGAATTGCAGCCGCAATTCCCCCGCATCGGCGAGAACGAGGCCCAGCTCTACAGCCGCTCGGCCGCGCCGATGGCCGAGGCGGCGATGGATTCCGCCGAGCGCCATGAGGTCGAGCCGGTCGTGCTGGACGAATCCGCCGTCGCCGGATCGGCCCTGGCGGGCGTGGTCGGCGAGACGGTGGTCTATGACTACCCGACCTCGGTCACGCTGCGCGACGGCGCCGATGCGCTGCGCCTGCCGCTGGATTCGCATGCGCTGACCCCCGAGGTGGTGGCCGAGGCGGTGCCGCGCCGCGACGACACCGCCTATCTGGTGGCCGATACGGTGAATTCCACCGGCGCGGTGATCCTGCCCGGCAGCGCCAGCTTTTACGCGGACGGCGCCCTGGTCGGGCGCGGCGCGCTGGAGCTGACCGCCGCCGGCGACAAGATGAAGCTGGGCTTCGGCCCGCTGACCGGCATCAAGCTGGAACGCCGGACCCCCGACGAGACCGAGGGCGCGCGCGGGCTGATCTCGAAATCCTCGGAACGCCAGGAGGTGGCCGAGCTGCGCATCCGCAACCTGACCGCCGAGGAATGGCCGTTGCGGGTGATCGACCGGGTGCCGGTCTCGACCCAGAAGGACCTGCGCATCGACTGGCGCGCCGACCCCGCGCCCGACGCCACCGACCCCGACGGCAAGCGCGGGCTGCTGGTCTGGAACCGCCGCATCGCCGCCGGAGAGCAGCAGGTCATCACGCTGAGCACCACGCTGCGCTGGCCCGAGGGCCAGATGCTGATCGGCGCCGAGGACTGA